A single genomic interval of Shewanella psychropiezotolerans harbors:
- a CDS encoding GFA family protein produces the protein MTMETEMQGGCLCGALRYSVSAMPFDADHCHCRMCQKSTGAVIGSWMDFLIEQVTWLCGKPSEYASSDTTRRGFCSTCGTSISFRDTGHPTYYTLSIASLDNPNLIAVKYHIHTDSQVKWLTIEDSIPRYSGSRS, from the coding sequence ATGACCATGGAAACAGAAATGCAAGGTGGCTGTTTGTGCGGCGCACTCAGATATAGTGTATCGGCAATGCCCTTCGATGCAGACCATTGTCACTGTCGCATGTGTCAGAAAAGCACGGGAGCCGTGATAGGCAGTTGGATGGATTTTCTTATCGAGCAAGTCACCTGGCTTTGTGGTAAACCAAGCGAATATGCCTCATCAGACACCACCAGACGTGGCTTTTGCTCTACTTGTGGCACCAGTATCAGCTTTCGTGATACCGGACATCCGACATACTATACATTGAGTATTGCGTCACTGGATAATCCTAACCTAATAGCAGTTAAATATCACATCCATACTGACAGTCAAGTGAAGTGGCTGACTATTGAGGACTCTATACCAAGGTATAGTGGATCCCGTAGTTAG
- a CDS encoding DUF3313 domain-containing protein, whose translation MKHYRVVVAVLVLLLSGCGVIQDYRQSQMFSSFDDFRAGPEGGSDLIWSKPGIKSIKDLNEILQQYDSVILDRVWLVLSDKTRYDNLSEKEIIEVSDYLLERIKQKASARFEIVEIPREKTLRISVALTNIETPNPILAVTSSILPIGLGISSIAKVVTGEHTNVGSATIEMMFSDANSGDPIVAVIDRKAGSKDFSTMIDSTDDARDAIDWWVERIALTLRGERIE comes from the coding sequence ATGAAACATTATCGAGTTGTAGTGGCTGTGCTTGTATTGCTATTAAGTGGATGCGGCGTCATTCAAGATTATCGTCAATCACAAATGTTTAGCAGCTTTGATGATTTTAGAGCTGGGCCTGAAGGTGGCAGCGATCTTATTTGGTCCAAGCCGGGTATCAAGAGCATCAAAGATCTTAATGAAATACTTCAGCAGTACGATAGCGTGATTCTTGACCGGGTCTGGTTAGTCTTGAGTGATAAGACTCGTTACGATAATTTATCTGAAAAGGAGATTATCGAAGTATCTGATTATCTACTCGAAAGAATAAAACAAAAAGCATCGGCCCGTTTTGAGATTGTGGAAATACCGAGGGAGAAGACATTAAGGATCAGTGTCGCGTTGACGAATATAGAGACACCCAACCCTATTCTGGCGGTTACGAGCAGCATATTGCCAATTGGACTCGGGATCTCGAGCATAGCTAAAGTGGTGACAGGGGAGCACACCAATGTTGGCAGTGCCACCATAGAAATGATGTTTAGTGACGCCAATAGCGGCGATCCTATTGTTGCGGTTATCGACAGAAAAGCTGGATCTAAGGATTTTAGTACCATGATTGATTCCACTGATGATGCCAGAGACGCGATCGATTGGTGGGTTGAGAGAATAGCCTTGACGCTCAGAGGTGAGCGGATTGAATAA
- a CDS encoding DUF3565 domain-containing protein, with product MKQSIVGYLKDDKNHWVAKLACGHNQHVRHMPPWVVRPWVITAEGRASMLGHRLDCKKCDLGLPEDVNK from the coding sequence ATGAAACAGTCGATAGTCGGTTATCTTAAAGATGATAAAAATCATTGGGTTGCTAAGCTTGCATGCGGTCATAATCAGCATGTGAGACATATGCCACCTTGGGTTGTTCGTCCTTGGGTCATCACTGCCGAAGGCAGAGCGTCTATGCTTGGTCATAGGTTAGATTGCAAAAAATGTGATCTGGGTTTGCCTGAAGACGTGAATAAGTAA
- a CDS encoding DEAD/DEAH box helicase translates to MSFTSLGLSAPILKAVANKGYETPSPIQAQAIPAVLEGKDVMAAAQTGTGKTAGFTLPLLELLSRGNRAQAKKVRALVLTPTRELAAQVAESVETYGKYLPLKSAVIFGGVGIGPQISKLGKGVDILVATPGRLLDLYNQGAVNFNQLEVLILDEADRMLDMGFIHDIKKILRVLPAKRQNLMFSATFSDDIRKLAKGLVNNPVEISVTPRNATAKSVEQYIYQVDQKQKTAALIHLIKQNDWQQVLVFSRTKHGANRIAKNLEAKDLTAAAIHGNKSQGARTKALANFKSGAVRVLVATDIAARGIDIDQLPNVVNFDLPNVPEDYVHRIGRTGRAGASGQAVSLVSADESKLLRDIERLIKQNIPRKEVEGFVPTQVVAETDLNDRKHGQNRGPRNANGRGNGRNGNSSSRSNGSGSRDSRSSQGKAEHKDGQRSGEAARGHQPNDSNASHSRRRAGSQTSSSNSASSAASKPSSNTGIWGK, encoded by the coding sequence ATGAGTTTTACCTCCCTGGGTTTATCCGCTCCGATTTTAAAAGCCGTAGCCAATAAAGGCTATGAGACACCTTCGCCAATTCAAGCTCAAGCGATCCCCGCAGTGCTCGAAGGCAAGGATGTAATGGCAGCAGCCCAGACAGGCACAGGTAAAACCGCAGGCTTCACTCTGCCTCTATTAGAGCTGTTAAGCAGAGGCAATCGTGCTCAAGCTAAGAAAGTACGCGCCCTGGTATTAACACCGACTCGTGAGCTTGCAGCTCAAGTAGCCGAGAGTGTCGAGACTTATGGTAAGTACCTGCCACTTAAATCCGCAGTAATCTTCGGTGGTGTAGGCATAGGTCCGCAAATTTCTAAGCTAGGTAAAGGCGTCGATATCTTAGTCGCCACACCCGGTCGTTTACTAGACCTATATAACCAAGGCGCGGTGAACTTCAACCAACTTGAAGTTCTGATCCTCGATGAAGCCGATCGCATGTTAGATATGGGTTTCATTCATGACATCAAAAAAATTCTTAGAGTATTGCCGGCTAAACGTCAGAACTTGATGTTCTCGGCGACCTTCTCCGACGATATTCGTAAGCTAGCTAAAGGCCTGGTGAACAATCCAGTCGAGATATCTGTTACCCCACGTAACGCCACGGCGAAATCCGTTGAGCAATATATCTATCAGGTCGATCAGAAGCAGAAGACTGCGGCACTGATCCATCTGATCAAGCAAAATGACTGGCAACAGGTATTAGTTTTTAGCCGCACTAAGCATGGCGCAAACCGCATCGCCAAGAATCTCGAAGCTAAAGATCTTACTGCTGCCGCTATCCATGGTAACAAGAGCCAAGGCGCACGCACAAAGGCGCTGGCGAACTTCAAGAGTGGTGCGGTTCGCGTATTAGTCGCAACCGACATCGCAGCTCGTGGTATAGATATCGACCAACTGCCTAACGTGGTTAACTTCGACCTACCGAATGTGCCTGAGGATTATGTTCATCGTATCGGCCGTACTGGCCGCGCCGGTGCCAGTGGTCAAGCTGTCTCACTAGTCAGTGCTGACGAGAGCAAGCTTCTCAGGGACATAGAACGTTTAATTAAGCAAAATATTCCACGCAAAGAAGTGGAAGGTTTTGTGCCGACTCAAGTTGTAGCCGAAACCGATCTCAATGACAGAAAACACGGTCAAAACCGTGGTCCACGCAATGCCAATGGCCGCGGTAATGGTCGTAACGGCAATTCGAGTTCACGTAGTAATGGCTCAGGTTCTCGCGACTCACGCAGCAGCCAAGGCAAGGCCGAGCATAAAGACGGCCAACGCAGTGGTGAAGCCGCTCGCGGTCATCAGCCAAATGATAGCAATGCCAGTCACAGTCGCCGCAGAGCTGGCTCTCAAACCAGCTCTAGCAATAGCGCAAGTTCAGCAGCATCTAAACCAAGTTCAAATACCGGTATCTGGGGAAAGTAA
- a CDS encoding amidohydrolase translates to MQAGFQVNTQVIGDHANKLVLDAYEDLIQQTNTKALRHRVEHAQILRLADIPRFAELGVVASMQATHATSDKNMAEDRVGPDRIEGAYAWHKLLKANAVIAAGSDSPVESANPFFGLHASVTRQDHNNQPAKGWYPNEKMTVTQALNSFTVAAAYSAHQEKSIGQLDPGMKADFILIDQDLVKGNPQTIWQTQVLETWINGIKVFDIASKPTNNL, encoded by the coding sequence ATGCAAGCCGGATTTCAGGTCAATACTCAAGTCATTGGCGATCATGCTAACAAGTTAGTATTAGACGCCTATGAAGACTTGATACAACAGACAAATACTAAGGCCCTCAGACATAGAGTCGAGCACGCTCAAATATTGCGTCTTGCAGATATTCCTCGTTTTGCCGAACTAGGGGTTGTGGCATCTATGCAAGCCACTCATGCCACCAGTGATAAAAATATGGCAGAAGATAGAGTCGGTCCCGACCGTATCGAGGGCGCTTATGCCTGGCACAAGCTACTAAAAGCCAATGCAGTTATAGCCGCCGGTTCCGACTCCCCGGTGGAATCTGCTAACCCATTCTTTGGCTTACATGCATCTGTGACTCGCCAAGATCACAACAACCAGCCCGCTAAAGGTTGGTACCCCAATGAGAAAATGACCGTGACACAAGCGCTCAATAGCTTCACAGTTGCAGCAGCTTATTCGGCGCATCAGGAAAAGAGTATCGGCCAGCTGGATCCCGGAATGAAAGCCGACTTTATACTTATCGACCAAGACCTGGTTAAAGGCAATCCACAGACGATATGGCAGACCCAAGTGTTAGAGACCTGGATTAATGGAATTAAGGTCTTTGATATAGCATCAAAACCAACAAACAATCTATAA
- the cydC gene encoding heme ABC transporter ATP-binding protein/permease CydC, producing MRALLPFIKLFKHQWLMMFTGLILSITTLMAGIGLLSLSGWFLSAAAVAGLTAATAMMFNYFTPAGGVRFLSIVRTASRYGERLATHEATFKLLTQLRTWAWRKLMPLSASNMQGIRQGDLLNRLVADIDTLDHLYLRLITPMAASFLMLGALYLFLSWFDAELALILCGSLLLVWLVLPWIFYHLGRKPGVELLESKRIYRVQVLEFVQGLAEISLFGANERFRAQLAESEARLLASQRAMANVTALSQGALILCHGLVVMAILYMASSGVGEHLPPGPMLAMVVFMTLACIEMLMPIAGAFQHLSSCVTAAERVNELVDQEPSIVFNNASDISVHHGELTLKGICFSYDQDAQVETKKVVLRDINLSIKPGEKVALLGQTGCGKSSLLSLITREWQASSGCIRLDGVEIDQYSQQALTAGITLMSQRIYLFSGTLRSNLALAQRTVADLPTRAERRVVQAANDEILIGVLNRVGLSNLTQGDKPLDIWIGEGGRQLSGGEQRRIGVARALLRDAPVLLLDEPTEGLDKRTEREILALLFEFAKDKTLLMISHRLTAMTQMDTIHLMENGKLRVSGCHDDLLVADEYYASLNHKLN from the coding sequence ATGAGAGCCCTATTACCTTTTATCAAGTTGTTTAAGCATCAGTGGCTGATGATGTTCACAGGTCTAATATTGAGTATCACGACCTTGATGGCTGGTATCGGTTTACTCTCGCTATCAGGCTGGTTTCTATCGGCTGCAGCAGTAGCCGGATTAACTGCCGCAACGGCTATGATGTTCAACTACTTTACCCCAGCGGGCGGAGTGAGGTTTCTGTCGATTGTCAGGACTGCCAGCCGTTACGGTGAGCGCTTAGCCACCCATGAAGCGACCTTTAAACTACTGACTCAGTTGCGAACTTGGGCTTGGCGGAAGTTAATGCCCCTCAGTGCCAGTAACATGCAAGGGATAAGACAGGGGGATCTGCTTAACAGACTCGTCGCCGATATCGATACCTTAGATCATCTCTATCTCAGGCTTATCACTCCCATGGCCGCCTCATTCCTGATGTTAGGGGCACTCTATCTATTCCTCTCTTGGTTCGATGCCGAACTGGCGTTGATCTTATGCGGAAGTTTACTCTTGGTGTGGCTGGTATTGCCTTGGATCTTCTATCACCTGGGGCGGAAACCGGGTGTCGAATTATTAGAGAGCAAACGAATCTACCGGGTACAAGTGCTGGAGTTTGTACAGGGACTGGCAGAGATCTCCCTCTTCGGTGCCAATGAACGCTTTCGGGCCCAGCTTGCCGAGTCTGAAGCTAGACTATTAGCTAGCCAGAGGGCGATGGCGAATGTCACGGCCCTGAGCCAAGGCGCTCTTATTTTGTGTCATGGTCTAGTCGTTATGGCGATCCTTTATATGGCATCATCTGGGGTCGGTGAGCATCTGCCACCTGGGCCTATGCTTGCCATGGTCGTGTTTATGACTTTGGCCTGCATCGAGATGTTGATGCCAATAGCCGGCGCCTTTCAGCATCTATCTTCTTGTGTCACTGCAGCCGAGCGAGTCAATGAGCTGGTGGATCAGGAACCGAGTATAGTATTCAATAACGCCAGCGACATTAGCGTCCATCATGGTGAGCTGACACTCAAAGGGATCTGTTTCTCCTATGATCAAGACGCTCAAGTTGAGACTAAAAAAGTGGTGCTTAGAGACATTAACCTGAGTATTAAGCCTGGTGAAAAAGTGGCCTTACTGGGGCAGACTGGCTGCGGAAAGTCGAGCTTGCTGTCTTTGATCACCCGAGAGTGGCAAGCTAGCTCAGGGTGTATCAGGCTCGATGGTGTCGAGATTGATCAATATAGTCAGCAAGCTTTGACCGCTGGCATCACCCTTATGAGTCAACGTATCTACCTATTTAGCGGAACATTAAGAAGTAATTTGGCCTTAGCACAGAGGACTGTTGCTGATTTACCGACACGGGCCGAGCGCAGAGTCGTACAAGCCGCTAATGATGAGATTCTGATAGGGGTATTAAATAGAGTTGGATTATCCAACCTGACCCAAGGTGATAAGCCACTGGATATTTGGATTGGTGAGGGGGGCAGGCAGCTCTCTGGCGGCGAGCAGCGTCGTATCGGAGTAGCCAGAGCCTTGCTGCGCGATGCGCCTGTATTATTACTCGATGAGCCCACCGAAGGATTGGATAAGCGCACCGAGAGAGAGATATTGGCCCTGCTGTTTGAATTTGCTAAGGACAAGACCTTGCTGATGATCAGCCACAGGCTGACAGCTATGACCCAGATGGACACTATCCATTTGATGGAGAATGGGAAGTTAAGAGTCTCTGGCTGCCATGATGATTTATTAGTGGCTGATGAATACTACGCAAGTCTCAATCATAAACTGAATTAG
- a CDS encoding DUF3622 domain-containing protein, with the protein MTQTKKFDFRIVQDKQVWAAEITRRMTARKTIVSKRKTGFATEAEATVWGEKELKSFLDKLMLRNERKAKQREERTEAAASKEQAADAWRDARDVADGESSGSFDEDSDDYASDESK; encoded by the coding sequence ATGACACAAACCAAAAAGTTCGATTTTCGCATCGTTCAAGACAAGCAAGTTTGGGCGGCCGAGATCACTCGTCGTATGACTGCGCGAAAAACCATCGTCTCAAAACGTAAAACGGGTTTTGCGACCGAAGCCGAAGCAACTGTCTGGGGTGAGAAGGAGCTTAAATCTTTCCTCGATAAGCTGATGCTGCGTAACGAGCGTAAGGCTAAGCAACGTGAAGAGCGTACCGAAGCCGCTGCGTCTAAAGAGCAAGCGGCTGATGCGTGGCGTGATGCGCGTGATGTTGCCGACGGCGAGTCTTCTGGCTCTTTCGATGAAGACAGTGACGACTACGCGTCTGACGAGTCGAAGTAA
- the cydD gene encoding heme ABC transporter permease/ATP-binding protein CydD encodes MDKSLEKQLTSWLRQQKKSCGFYLNLTVLFGLLTGFSLIVQAYLLSTILHGIIILELDKSHYTNEFLFLLALIPVRALLAFARERASFESGKRLRLQIRSAVLDKLIELGPAFIKGKPVGSWASIVLEQVEDLHDFYARYLPQIILAGFIPLTILIVVFPLNWAAGLILLTTAPLIPMFMILVGMGAADANRKNFSALAKLSGHFMDRLKGLPTLKIFNRGDAEVKEIETASEEFRERTMSVLRMAFLSSAVLEFFAAVSIAVLAVYFGFNYLGHLNFGDYGGGISLFVGLFVLMLAPEFYQPLRDMGTHYHAKAQAIGAAEELMALLEYKPEADAIERKAGGIELDWRTGVEIIATDLAVMSHDGGQLVGPLSFHLKQGQHVALVGPSGSGKTSLLNALLGFLPYHGSLKVNGFELRELDKAHYRRHLAWLGQDPQLFHGTVRDNVAMANPDMRDAEVEALLAKAKVLDFVQEQALGLQHPIGEQMTGVSVGQAQRIALARALGQEAKLFLLDEPTASLDSHSEQAVLSALRDAMSQSSCLMVTHRLEQLDGMDTILVLDKGEIVQRGSFDELNREKGLFRQMQDDVCEVETCIDKESNS; translated from the coding sequence ATGGACAAATCGTTAGAGAAACAACTGACTTCTTGGTTGAGACAGCAGAAAAAATCCTGTGGCTTCTATCTCAATTTGACTGTGTTGTTTGGCTTATTAACCGGATTTTCATTAATCGTTCAAGCATATCTTCTGTCGACGATATTGCATGGCATTATCATTCTCGAGCTAGACAAGTCTCACTATACCAATGAGTTTTTATTCTTACTGGCGCTCATTCCCGTGCGGGCCTTGCTGGCGTTTGCCCGTGAGCGTGCGAGCTTCGAGTCGGGAAAACGACTCAGGTTACAGATCCGCAGTGCGGTTCTGGATAAACTAATCGAACTTGGCCCGGCCTTTATCAAGGGAAAGCCTGTCGGAAGTTGGGCGAGTATCGTGCTGGAGCAAGTAGAAGATCTGCACGACTTTTACGCCCGTTATCTGCCGCAAATTATCTTGGCTGGTTTCATTCCTCTGACCATACTGATAGTGGTATTTCCGTTAAATTGGGCTGCCGGACTAATCCTGTTGACCACGGCCCCCCTTATTCCCATGTTTATGATCTTAGTCGGTATGGGCGCTGCTGATGCCAACCGCAAGAATTTCAGCGCCTTGGCCAAGTTGAGTGGTCATTTTATGGACCGATTAAAGGGCTTGCCGACCCTAAAGATTTTTAATCGAGGCGACGCCGAGGTCAAGGAGATAGAAACCGCATCGGAAGAGTTCCGTGAAAGAACCATGTCCGTGCTCAGGATGGCCTTCTTAAGCTCCGCCGTGTTGGAGTTTTTTGCCGCCGTGTCTATCGCGGTTCTGGCGGTCTATTTTGGTTTTAATTATTTGGGGCACCTTAACTTCGGTGATTACGGCGGGGGGATCAGCCTGTTTGTCGGTTTGTTTGTACTCATGCTGGCACCTGAGTTTTACCAGCCACTGCGCGACATGGGCACTCACTATCATGCTAAGGCCCAAGCCATAGGCGCGGCCGAAGAGTTGATGGCATTGTTAGAATATAAGCCTGAGGCAGATGCCATTGAAAGAAAGGCTGGTGGTATTGAATTAGACTGGCGTACTGGAGTCGAGATTATTGCCACAGATTTAGCCGTGATGAGTCACGATGGGGGCCAATTAGTGGGTCCATTGAGCTTTCACCTTAAACAGGGCCAGCATGTGGCCCTGGTAGGGCCAAGTGGCTCGGGTAAAACCAGCCTGCTCAACGCTTTACTTGGCTTTCTGCCTTATCATGGATCACTCAAGGTCAATGGATTTGAGTTAAGAGAGCTGGACAAAGCTCATTACCGCAGACACCTTGCCTGGCTTGGACAAGATCCTCAGCTATTTCATGGCACAGTGCGTGACAATGTGGCAATGGCCAATCCCGATATGAGGGACGCTGAGGTGGAAGCATTATTGGCTAAAGCCAAGGTATTGGATTTCGTCCAGGAGCAGGCCTTAGGCCTACAGCACCCTATCGGTGAGCAGATGACAGGCGTCTCTGTCGGTCAGGCCCAGCGCATCGCGCTAGCCAGAGCCTTAGGACAAGAGGCGAAGCTGTTTCTGTTAGATGAACCTACAGCAAGCTTAGACAGTCATAGCGAGCAGGCGGTATTAAGTGCACTGCGTGACGCTATGTCACAATCCTCATGCTTGATGGTGACCCATAGACTTGAGCAGCTCGATGGGATGGATACTATTCTAGTGCTGGATAAAGGTGAGATCGTTCAGCGAGGAAGTTTTGATGAACTGAATCGAGAAAAAGGGCTATTTAGACAGATGCAAGATGATGTGTGTGAAGTAGAGACTTGTATCGATAAGGAGTCAAACTCATGA
- a CDS encoding amidohydrolase family protein has product MKLTKHHWLFISTILLSLSAPLSAAETGEVRHTTMIKNLNGYTFSQGELVTFSAIQFTDNKIDKLFTTKVPEQLAKDIRVIDAAGKTMLPGLIDAHGHVLGWGLNLMRTNLHGGQSEDEAITRTIEFRKLNPELSWIQGRGWNQVLWPSKAFPTAAALDKHFPNTPVWLRRVDGHAGWANTAAIKLAGINNDTQAPKGGEIIRTKTGEPSGVFIDNATSLISKSIPDLSVTVQETVLKTAMTDLARPDQRTRRRCGQRYHYRLQELS; this is encoded by the coding sequence ATGAAGCTTACTAAACATCATTGGCTGTTTATCTCGACTATTCTATTGAGCTTATCGGCTCCTTTAAGCGCTGCAGAGACTGGAGAAGTTAGGCATACGACAATGATTAAGAACCTGAATGGCTATACGTTCAGTCAAGGTGAATTAGTAACGTTTAGTGCCATTCAATTTACCGATAACAAAATAGATAAACTCTTCACCACCAAGGTCCCAGAGCAGCTAGCGAAAGATATACGTGTTATCGATGCAGCTGGCAAAACTATGCTGCCTGGACTCATCGATGCTCATGGTCATGTTTTAGGTTGGGGCTTGAACTTGATGCGGACTAATCTTCATGGCGGTCAATCTGAAGATGAAGCAATAACCCGCACTATTGAGTTTCGCAAACTCAACCCGGAACTTAGCTGGATACAGGGCCGTGGATGGAATCAAGTACTATGGCCAAGTAAAGCCTTCCCGACGGCTGCGGCATTAGACAAGCATTTCCCTAATACCCCCGTATGGCTTAGACGCGTCGATGGGCATGCTGGCTGGGCCAATACTGCGGCAATAAAACTCGCAGGAATTAATAATGATACTCAAGCACCCAAGGGCGGTGAAATAATTCGTACTAAAACAGGTGAGCCAAGCGGGGTATTTATCGATAACGCCACGTCATTGATTAGTAAGTCGATTCCAGATCTTAGTGTGACTGTTCAAGAAACCGTACTCAAGACGGCTATGACAGATTTGGCTCGGCCTGACCAGCGTACACGACGCCGGTGTGGGCAGCGATACCATTACCGCCTACAAGAACTTAGCTAA
- the dbpA gene encoding ATP-dependent RNA helicase DbpA, translating into MSFSTLTLKPELIDNLKTMGYDSMTAIQAQSLPAILNGEDVIGQGKTGSGKTAAFGLGLLNKLDVKRFRIQSLVLCPTRELADQVAKEIRTLARGIHNIKVLTLCGGVPMGPQIGSLEHGAHIIVGTPGRIIDHLSRELLNLENVNTLVLDEADRMLEMGFLPDLDYIMAEMPRERQTLLFSATFPKQIQKVAEQIMFEPVMVKVASTHDSSSIVQHFYQIDSNKDRQKALRLLLLQHRPDSAVVFCNTKRETKDVAATLANDGFSVVALHGDLEQRDRDLTLMQFANKSASIMVATDVAARGLDIEALDMVINYEFAFDTEVHIHRIGRTGRAGSKGTAFTFYTCDDDYKIKLLEEYLDRDIVSEGLPPENLLDTFPTQPRMVTLQIEGGKKNKVRPGDILGALTGEDGIQGSEVGKIKITEFRSYVAVDRKVAKRALHKIVNGKLKGRAYRAWEMR; encoded by the coding sequence ATGTCATTTTCGACATTGACCTTGAAACCTGAGTTAATTGATAACCTTAAGACCATGGGTTATGACTCGATGACAGCCATTCAGGCGCAAAGTTTACCGGCTATATTGAACGGTGAAGATGTGATTGGCCAAGGAAAAACTGGCTCGGGTAAAACCGCAGCATTCGGCTTAGGTTTATTGAATAAGTTAGATGTGAAGCGTTTTCGCATTCAGTCACTGGTCTTGTGTCCGACCCGAGAACTAGCCGATCAGGTAGCGAAAGAGATCCGTACTCTGGCTCGCGGTATTCATAACATCAAGGTATTGACCTTATGTGGTGGCGTTCCTATGGGGCCGCAGATTGGCTCGCTCGAGCATGGTGCCCATATCATAGTGGGCACGCCGGGTCGTATTATCGATCATCTGTCACGCGAGCTGTTAAACCTGGAAAACGTCAATACCTTAGTGCTCGATGAAGCCGATCGTATGTTGGAGATGGGCTTCTTGCCTGATCTGGACTACATCATGGCCGAGATGCCACGTGAACGTCAGACCTTGTTGTTTAGCGCCACATTCCCTAAGCAGATCCAAAAGGTCGCAGAACAGATCATGTTCGAGCCTGTGATGGTCAAGGTAGCATCAACCCACGACAGCAGCAGTATCGTTCAGCACTTCTATCAGATCGACAGCAATAAGGATCGCCAAAAAGCGCTGCGCTTACTATTGTTGCAGCACCGGCCAGACAGCGCCGTGGTTTTCTGTAATACCAAGCGTGAGACTAAAGATGTGGCCGCCACGTTAGCCAATGATGGCTTCAGCGTAGTGGCACTTCATGGTGATCTGGAGCAGAGAGACAGAGACCTCACCCTGATGCAGTTCGCCAACAAGAGTGCTTCCATCATGGTGGCAACCGATGTCGCCGCTCGCGGCCTGGATATCGAAGCATTGGATATGGTGATCAACTACGAATTTGCCTTCGATACCGAAGTGCATATTCACCGCATAGGTCGTACCGGCCGCGCAGGCAGCAAGGGTACCGCCTTTACCTTCTATACCTGTGACGATGACTACAAGATCAAGTTGTTAGAAGAGTATCTGGACCGTGATATTGTCAGCGAAGGTTTGCCACCTGAGAACCTATTAGATACCTTCCCGACTCAGCCTAGGATGGTTACTCTGCAGATCGAAGGTGGCAAGAAGAACAAGGTTCGCCCTGGCGATATTCTCGGAGCACTAACGGGTGAAGATGGGATTCAGGGTTCAGAAGTCGGCAAGATAAAGATCACCGAATTTCGTTCATATGTAGCCGTTGACCGCAAAGTCGCTAAGCGTGCGCTACATAAGATAGTTAACGGCAAGCTCAAAGGACGCGCGTATCGTGCCTGGGAAATGAGATAG